CATATCTATGTCAGAAGTTCCTTGTGATAAACATTTGTGCGGTGAATTTGATATAGATCAAGACAAAGAAGCGCAAATTCATCTATTCTCTATAAAAGTAGGCTGCTGAATATACTGAAACACGAATTGGAACGAGGTGAAATTATGAAAACTGTATTGATCGTTGCTGCTGCCGCTATTTTGTCGGTGGCAAGCCCTGCAAACGCCGCAGACGGAAAAGCCGTATACACGTCAGCATGCGCCCTTTGCCATGCCACTGGCGCGATGGGTGCGCCCAAAACCGGTGACAAAGCGCGCTGGGCCCCGCTCATCAAGGCGGGCATGGATACCCTGTACAAAAACACTATCAATGGAAAAAATACCATGCCGCCCAAGGGAGGAAAGCCCGGCATTACTGATGCCGATGCGAAAGCAGCAGTGGATTACATAGTGAGCCAGTCGAAGTAAACAGCCATGCTTAACGACTTCACCCACGAACCGCGTATCGCCTATTTCTCCATGGAGATTGCCCTGCGCAATGAGATACCCACCTACAGTGGGGGGCTGGGGGTACTCGCCGGGGATACCCTGCGGTCCGCTGCGGACCTCGAATTACCGCTGGTTGCAGTAACACTGGTAAGCCGCGCGGGTTATTTCCGTCAGGAGATCGATCCCCAGGGAAAGCAGATCGAACATCCCGACGTATGGGACCCCAGCCGCTGGGCGACACGCCTGAAAGCTGGCGTCGCTATTTCCATCGAAGAGCGGGACGTGTGGGTAAGTGGTTGGCTCTATATCCTGCAAGGCCATATGAATGGCAGAGTGCCCGTTATTCTGCTGGATACCGACTTGCCTCTAAATGGCAGCGAAGACCGGGAAATCACCCATCACCTGTACGGCGGCGATCTGGCCTACCGACTCAAACAGGAGATCGTTCTGGGGGTCGGCGGGGCGCTAATATTGCAGGCATTGGGATTTCAAATCCGCCAATACCACATGAATGAGGGCCATTCCGCCTTACTGGCACTGGAGCTGCTGCGGCGTTACGCCTACCCCCCGGACGATGTAAGGGCGGGAGAGAGTCCTTATGATATTCCCAGGGTCAGAGAGCTATGTAACTTCACTACCCACACTCCGATTGAAGCGGGGCAGGATAAATTTCCTTATGACCTGGTGCACCGTACCCTTGGGGATCTTGTCAACCTCCCAACAATAAAATCGCTGGCAGGCGAGGAAAATCTCAATATGACGCGCCTTGCCCTCAATCTCAGCGAATACGTCAATGGTGTCGCCAAAAGCCATGCCGAAGTGTCCAAAAAGCTTTACCCCGGGTACCGGGTTCACGCCATCACCAACGGGGTGCATCCTTTTGCCTGGACTCACCCGAGTTTCGCCAAACTCTATGATACTCACCTGCCCAGTTGGTGCCATGAACCGGGAATTTTAGTACGGGCAGACCGCATACCGGATGCGGCGATTTGGGAGGCTCATACCCACGCCAAGAATGATCTTATCGAGAAAGTGAAGTCGCTGACGGGCATCGAGCTGTATCCCAAGATACCGATCATTGGTTTCGCCCGGCGCATGACTGCCTACAAGCGTCCCGATCTGCTGTTTTCAGACCTCCAGCGGCTGAAAACCATAGCGCAGGAGCGGCCTTTCCAAATCGTGCTCGCCGGCAAGGCCCATCCCCGTGACGAAGGAGGCAAGCGCCTGATCGAATTACTGCATGCCCACATGCGTGACCTCGCCGATGTTATACGGATTGCCTATCTTCCCAACTATGACATGGAGGTTGCACTATCCATGGTGTCCGGCGCAGACGTATGGCTGAACACCCCCTTGCGCCCCCTCGAAGCCTCCGGCACCAGCGGCATGAAGGCCGCCTTTAACGGTGTGCCAAGTCTGAGCGTTATGGATGGATGGTGGGTCGAGGGATGCATCGAAGGGGTGACAGGCTGGGCGATAGGCGACTCCACGGAATTAGCCAACGGCAATGATGCGGATTCGCTGTACAACAAATTGCTGCAAGTGGTTCTGCCGCTTTATTACATGGACCGTCCCGCCTGGATCACGGTGATGAAAGGCGCCATCTGCAAGAATGCGTCCTTCTTCAACAGTCATCGCATGATGCGGCGTTATGCCACCGAGGCTTATATCCGATAATCCTGAAAACGGCAGTTGGACGGACGCCTCTATGACTTGAGTGACCCCCTATCCTCGAGCAGCATTTTCAGTGCATCCAGCGCGCTCGTTATAACAGCCCGAAAGACCTGCCACAGACGCGGGCATAATCGATATTGACATATCGTTCGCCGTGAGCTGCTTGCGTATCCCGACGCCTTTCTCATTGACGACCCCAAGGTCAAAACCTGCTGTCCGATGACATACCGACCCGAGACATGGTCAATATGACTGGAAACGCCCGGCATCCTTTTTCCATGGCGCGTCCGGATGGAATCATCCAACATAAAAGCACCCGGCTGGCTCGATTCTTTCGCGCCTCGCACGGCTTGTTGCACTACCTCCATGTGCAGACAGAACCAGCTCCAGTCTTCGTGCCATAGTGAAATAGCCCGCCTGCTCTGCGGGCCACTCACCGGCATTTTCATCTGTCGGAATCCTTAACTCTTGTCGATTTTTTTTACACAATTATTTAGGAATGAATTCTGGTTATTAATATCGTATTAATTTTATCTGTAATTATTCATTAAATGCATACACATCAAAGTGTTAATTAATTTAATTATTATATTAATATTTTATTTTTTAAATAAAAAATACGTTTTTAATCATGCGTTTAACATGTCTATTTATGGGTTAATGTCGGGATTTTTTACACATAGCTAATTGTGAGGAATGGTAAAAAACAACATTTTATTATTATTTTTCATATCGTTATCAATGGATGTTAAATTGTTGGCATGCATCATGTATAAGCTTAATCCGAAAGTTCGAAAAGACTTTCGCTCTACTAAATAACTGTATTTCAAGGGTAAGACGTTTCGTCGTCCAACAAGTAACACGGAGACTACAATGAACAAGACACTACTATCCACTGCGATCGCGCTTGCGCTGGGAATTACAACCCCGGCTTGGGCAAACCCCACCAACACCGCGACGGAATCGGCACAGAGCCAGACAGCCACGGCATCATCGGCCGCTGACAACAAGGGCACTTCAGCGAATGAAGCCTCGAACGCAACCAGCACCAACGAGTCCAATAACGGTAATACCGACGATAACAGCGATAACTCAAATAACAGCACCAACGATTCGGCGAACGACAGCTCCAACAATAGTGACAACTCCGACAACAGTGACAGCAGTAACAACAGCACCAACACATCCGATGCCAACAACGATAAGAGTACCAACACATCTGACACCAACAACGACAAGAGCACTACCGCAACGACAACCAGCACCGACAGCTCAAACAACAGCACCAACACATCCGATGCCAACAATGATAAGAGCACCAACACCTCTGACGCCAACAACGACAAGAGTACTACCGCAACGACAACGAGTACCGACAGTTCAAATAACAGCACTAACACGGCTGATTCGGCGAACGACAGTTCCAACAATAGCACCAACACTAGCGTTGCCGATTCAGGAAACGACAACTCCAACAACAGCACAAATGACTCAGGTAATGACAGTTCCAACAACAGCACTAACACCAGCGTTGCTGATTCTGCTAATGACAGCTCCAACAACAGTACCAATGATTCCAACAATGACAACTCTGACAACAGCACCAATGTCGCTGACTCGGGAAACGGAAATGATCTGAGCAGCAACAGCAGCACAAATGACTCAGGCAATGACAGCTCCAACAACAGCACCAGCACCAGCACCGCTGATTCTGGGAACGATAACTCAAACAACAGCACCAACGACTCAGGGAACGATAGCTCCGACAATAGCAACAACAGCGTTAATACTGCTGATTCAAACAACGACAGCAGCAATAACAGCGTTAATACTGCTGACTCTAACAACAACAACAGTGTTAATGACTCAAACAACACAACCACCACTACCACGGATAATGATGTCAACACAGCCAGTGACAGCGCTATAGTGGCTACACGTGGTGCAACCGTAACCTTCGACCAGAGTGACAACAGCGACAACAGCACTAATAACTCTAATAACACCACAACCACCGACAGCGATAGCATTTCGGATAACACTGGTATTGTCGCTACTCGTGGTGCAACCGTTGACCAAAGCAACAACAGTGTCAACGACTCCAACAACAACAGCAGTGTCAACAACTCCAACAATGACAGCAGTGTTCAGACTGTTGCCTCTGCCGCGCTGGATGGCACCGTCACTGGCAATACGGTGAACATAAATGCTGGAGACACGCCTCCTACTAGCACTTACAATGGCAACAACACCCTTGACAATGGTTCAGTTGCCAGCAATACCGGCATCTCTCAGGTGGCTCAGAATAGCGGGCACAACAGCCTGGTTCAGCAGAACTTCACGATACAGGGTAATGTAAGCCCGTAACTGCCTCACATCACCGGCGGGCGCTCAGGGCGTCCGCCGGGTTTTTTAGCGAGACGGGGGAACAGGCTATGCACTACAGAGCGTGTCGTGTTATTGCGGCCATGGTACTGGTTGCCTATGGGGGGGGAATCACCCCGGCATTGGCGAATCAGGAAGATGTGGTTATCGATGATATCGAGTTCGGAGAGGCAGTTTCTAATGCTTTCCTGGAAGAGCAAAGCGGTCGGGCGGGATTGCCAGAGCAGCCACTCAGTAACGCTGACTTGAACGCGAGACTGAATGATAACGTGGTTTATTCCAGCATTAATGGAAACAATAATGTTGGGAGAGGGGCATTTGCGGATTCGGTGGGCTTCCCGACGGTGATTCAAAACTCAGGGAACAATGTGATTATTCAGAACAACACCATATTGAACATGACGCTGAATAACTAGGGCACCACCAAATTCAATGCGCCTTCTTTTTCTTGTCTTCATGATTTTTTTTTCCTTTTCTTCGGCGGCGAAGGCGGATTTACTAAGCGTGACAGGCGCCGGAGGGACTTTCTCCGTTCCGGTAGTGAGCATGAAGGAAGCCCGCTTCCTGAAGGTTGTGAAGCAGCAGTATGATTTCAGTTGCGGGTCAGCGGCGCTGGCGACGTTATTGACTTATTATTATCAACATCCGGTCAACGAGCAGATTGTATTTACGGCCATGTATGAAAATGGCAACAAAGAGAAGATTCACAAAGAAGGTTTTTCTCTTCTTGATATAAAGCGCTACCTTGAGGCGAATGGTTATCGCGCCGATGGTTTTGTTGCGTCTCTGGATATGTTGCTAAAAAAGAGGGTCCCTGCCATCACCCTTATCAATGATCATGGTTACAATCATTTTGTTGTGGTCAAAGGGGTGAGCAACACCCAGGTATTGGTGGGGGACTCTACCACGGGCACCAAAATCATCCCACGCCAGGAATTCGAAGAAATGTGGAACAAAATACTCTTTATTATCCGCAACAAGGAAGAGATAGCGGGCCAATACTTTAATAGTGAAAAAGAATGGAAGGTGCGGGAACGGGCACCTTTGGAGGCGGCGGTAAACCGTGATAGCCTGTCTTCATCGACGCTGCTGTTGCCTAATATCTATGACTTTTAAGAGGCTGTGGTTGTAAACACACGATCCCATGATGAGCCTGCGTCAAACATTAAATTTTATACCGGGCATCACGTGGGGTATTTTTGCGAGTGCTTTTATTTTTTGTTCAGCCATTATTTCTCCATCCAAAGCTATGGCAGACGAAGAAGATTTTCAATGGCTCGATGATGAAATGCTGGACACCCTGCGTGGCGGGTTTGTGACTTCAGATGGATTGCAGATAAATTTCAGTATCGAACGCGCCGTGATCATAGACGGTGGGCTTGTGTCCAGAACGGTTATTGATTTCCCGCAGTCGAAAATAACCAATGACCACCAGGGCGATATGGCCAGCATTTTTCCTTCCGGTTTCATGACGTTGGTACAAAACTCCCTGGACTTCAAGACCATTCAGAATTACACCCTGATTAATGCGGAAATTTCGAATCTCCGTGCTTTAGCATTGGGCGCACTTCACTCGTCATTGAGCGATCAGATAGCGGCGTCAATTCGGTAATCTGAAACACTTTAATACAATGATAAACCCAGATTGTCCAATTAGGCGAAATAGAGCGTACACCGCCGTTCGTGGTGACCCTTCGGCTACGCTCAGGACTAAAGGCCTTGTCGAACCATGAATAGCCCTTCGACAGGCTCAGGGCGAACGGTTTTTTGGCTTATGGGCAATGGGATAAAACCATCAGGAAACCGCAACCCTCTTGACGTGACTGCTTGAGTTTATGATAACCAAAAATTCCATTATGGTGGGGTGCTGTGATTATAAATATAAAGAATATTTTCATCTGTGGCGGATTTTTCGGCATATTGTTGATGTCTTTCCACGCGTGGGGAGAAGATGCCGCTTCTGAAAATAAAACGGATATTCAGAAACTCCAGCAGTTACTGGAAGAGCAGCGCAAACAACTGGAAATTCAGAAAAACCAGCTTGAGGGTATGCGTCGCCGTCTTGATACGCTACAGGTAAAACCAGAGGATGCCGTAAAACCGCCTGCTCCGGCATCTCGACCGGAGCAGATCACGCCTTCTTTGCCGGCGAAAGATGCGTCACCCGTTCAGCCGGTAGGGAAGGCGCCGGAACGGCCGCAGCGCCCGCCTGACATCCTGATTGCTTCCGAGCAGCGTGGCGTGCTGACCCCGCGCGGCACACTTATAGTGGAGCCTTCCTTCCAATATACCAATTCGTCGGTTCATCGTGTGGCACTGGAGGGTTTTACATTCCTTCCGGCGCTACTCATTGGAAGAATTGACATAAAAAAGGTTAATCGTGACACCTACATTGCCGCTGTTGCGGCGCGTTATGGCATTACCCCCCGGCTTGAGGTTGAGGTAAAAATACCCTATGTGAATCGTTCCGATACCACAACGGCACGCCCGCTTAATCTGGGGGCAGGCGAAGATCAACGACTAATAACTGAAAAAGTAGGCGGCGAAAATATTGGCGACGCCGAGTTTGCCTTGCGCTATCAGATGACTCAAGGCCAGGGTGGATGGCCCTACTTAATAGGTAATTTCCGTGCCAAAAGCCACACCGGCACATCTCCCTACGATGTAGAGTTCGACGATAAGACTGGCCTGCAAAAGACTCTGCCCACCGGTTCTGGATTCTGGGGTGTGCAACCTAGCCTGACGATGATAATCCCCTCCGATCCGGCGGTGATTTTTGCTAACGTCAGCTATCTTTGGAATATCGAGCGCAAGCTTGAGCAATATGGCCGGATCGACCCTGGCAATGCCATCGGCGTTAATTTCGGCATGGGTTTGTCCTTGAATGAGAAGGCGTCGTTTAGCCTCGCTTACGACCTGAATGTTATTGGAAAAACAAAGCAGAACGGTGAACCTATACCGCTATCGGAAACCCTCAAAATCGCATCTTTGCTGTTTGGATATTCATATCGGGTAACCCCGGACACCAGCGTCAATATCTCCATCGGCACCGGCGTCACTGCGGATGCGCCGGACATGCAATTGGCGGTGCGTGTGCCAACGGCGTTTTTTTCAAAGGCGCAGGGCAAGCGGTAGTTTACATGTTGGCAGAAACAATCCGCTTGCGCATAAACGCGTAATACATCACCGGTATCACCACCAGCGTCAGCAGAGTAGAGACAAGGATGCCGAAGATCAACGAAATCGCCAGTCCGTTGAAGATCGGGTCATCCAGAATAAATAGTGCGCCGAGTATGGCGGCCAGGCCGGTGAGCACGATTGGTTTGGCGCGCACGCTGCCGGCGCTAATCACTGCCTCTTCGAATGACACACCGCGGCTCACTTCCTGATTAATAAAGTCCACCAGCAGGATCGAGTTGCGCACGATAATGCCGGCCAGCGCGATCATGCCGATCATGGAGGTGGCGGTGAATTGCGCGCCAAGCAGGGCGTGGCCTGGCATTACGCCGATGATGGTGAGCGGAATCGGCGCCATGATGATCAGCGGCGTCAGGTAGGAGCGGAACTGCGCGACTACCAGCAAATAAATAAGGATCATGCCGACGCCGTAGGCAATCCCCATGTCGCGGAAGGTCTCGTAGGTAATCTGCCACTCTCCATCCCACTTTAATCCGTAGTTATAAGGGTCACTCGGCTGACTGAGCAGCGACTGATCCAACACCGCACCCTGTTCCATCGGAGTATCACCAAGTGTGCCGAGCATGTCGAACATGCCATACAGCGGGCTGTCGAGTTTTCCCGAGGCATCGCCGGTGACAAACACCACAGGCATCAAATCCTTGTGATAGATAGCATGTTCGCGCGTGCTGTGCTCCACAGTGGTGATTTCGGACAAGGGCACGAGCTTGCCCTGATTGCTTCGCACTTTAAGGTCCAACAGCGACTGGATAGCGGCCTTGTCCGCCACCGGCAATTCCAGGCGGATTGGTACTGCATATTTGGCATGAATGTCATGCAGGTAGCTGGCGTCATCGCCACCCAGCGCGGCGCTGAGCACGTCCACCACGCCCTGTTGCGACACACCCAGCTGCGCCGCCTTCTGCCGGTCAATATGCACGATCAAGCGTTTTTCGTTGACCTCGATGCTGTCATCCACATCGACAACATCCTGGGTATTTTCAAATATTCCGCGCACACGTTTGGCGATACGCATCTGGCCGTCATAGTCCAAGCCATAGATCTCGGCGACAAGCGGCGATTGCACCGGCGGGCCTGGCGGCACCTCGACGATCTTGACGTTGGCCCCCAGGCGGCGCCCTATCTCCTGCAAGGGCGCGCGCACGGATGCCGCAATCTCATGGCTCTTGCGGTCGCGCTTGTGCTTGTCCACCAGATTCACCTGGATGTCGCCGACATTCGCGCCCTTGCGCAGATAATACTGGCGCACCAGGCCGTTGAAGTTGATCGGCGCGGCAGTGCCTGCATAGGTCTGGTAATCCGTCACCTCTGGCACGGTGGCCAGATACACACCCAGCTCACTGAGCACGCGTGCGGTCTGCTCCACGCTGACGCCCTCCGCCATGTCGACCACCACCTGAAACTCGGATTTGTTGTCGAATGGCAGCATCTTGAGTACCACCAGTTTGGCCACACCCAGGCCGACGGAGATCACTATCAGCAGCATGATGACGCCAAACAGCGCCCAGCGTCGTGGCTTGCCCACGTCACCTTGCAAAAACATGCCGACATATTTTTTGAAAAAACCATAGAGTGGTCCGCTGCCCTCGCCTTCCGTATGTGCCTGGGCGCCTTCCACAAGGGCCGTGTGACTCTTCTTGTGTTTGACGTTACGAAGCACCTTATAGGTCAGCCACGGCGTTACCACAAAAGCGACCGCCAGCGAAATCAGCATGCCCATGCTGGCATTGATCGGGATTGGCCCCATGTACGGCCCCATCAGTCCGGTAACGAAGGCCATCGGCAAAAGTGCGGCGATGACGGTGAAGGTGGCGAGTATGGTTGGGCTGCCGACCTCATCCACTGCCAGCGGAATAGCCTCGGCCAGAGGCTTGTCGCCGATCTGCATATGGCGATGAATGTTTTCCACCACCACGATGGCGTCGTCCACCAGGATGCCGATGGAGAAGATCAGCGCGAACAATGACACGCGATTGAGCGTGAAACCCCACGCCCACGAGGCAAACAGCGTGATCATTAGCGTAATGACCACGGCACTGCCGACGATCAGCGCCTCGCGCCAGCCCAGCGCGAACAACACCAGCAGCACCACAAATGCCGTGGCGAAAGCCAGCTTGCCGATCAGCTTCATGGCCTTGTCGTTGGCGGTTTCGCCGTAATTGCGTGTCACGGTGACATGCACGCCCTGTGGCACGAAAGTGCCTTCGAGCTGCTCATAGCGCTCGATCACCTGCTCGGCAATACTGACTGCATTGGTGCCCGGCTGTTTGGCGATGGCTACGGTGACAGCGGGAAATTCGCCTTTGAGCGTAACGCCCTTATCCTGCGCGGCAGGCCCGGTACCGAAAGAAACATACTGCTCAGGCTGATCCGCCCCTTGCGTCACGTTCGCCACATCGCGAAGATAAACGGGCGCATTATTGCGTACGCCAACCACCAACGCAGCGACCTCTGCGCCGTTCGTCAAAAAGGTGCCGGCCTGCACTTGTATCTCACGATTGCCAGAGACCAGTGCGCCCGCCTCGCGCGATGTATTAGCCGCTGTCAACGCGGCGCGCAGATCGTCTATTGCAATGCCATAGGCCGCCATGCGCTTGGGGTCAAGCTGCACATGCACCACCCGATCCGGGCCGCCGACAGTGTAGATGTCCCGCGTGCCGGGGACGCGCTTCAATTGCGCCTCGATAGCATGAGCTACCCGTTGCAGCTCATGACCGCCCCGCTTCGCGTCATCGGTCCACAGGGTAAGCGTAACGATAGGCACATCATCCATGCCCATCGGTTTGACAATGGGCTGCCCCACGCCCAGATGGGCGGGCAGCCAATCCTGATTGGAGTAAATCGCGTTATACAGATTCACGATCGATTTCGTGCGATCCTGCCCCACATCGAACTGCACAGTAAACACCGCCATGCCCGGCTGCGACACCGAGTAGATGTGCTTGATGCCTTCAATCTCCGACATCACCTGTTCGCCAGGTGTGCTGATCAGAGATTCAACCTCTTTTGCCGTCGCGCCAGGGAAGGCGACAAAGACGTTGGCAAAAGTAACATTGATCTGCGGCTCTTCCTCGCGCGGCGTCACCAGCACCGCAAACAGGCCTAGCAGCAGCCCGACCAGTGCCAGCAGAGGCGTGATCTGGGAGTGTAAAAATTTCCTGGCGATGACGCCGGATATCCCCATGCGTTCGCTCATGGTTTGGCCGCGCGCTGCTGTTTGAGATGTGCCATTGCGCGTATCGGATCAAGCGCAACATTCTCGCCTGCATCCAGCCCCGCCAGCACCTCGATCATGCCATCGGCATAGTGCTGCCCCACGCGAATCTGACGTAGCGCTACACGGCCATCCTTACTGACCACATACACGCCGGTCATCTCACTGCGCTGCACCACGGCGGCTTGCGGCACCAGCAGGGTCTTTTCCTCATCACCGGCAAAAGAGGCCTTGAGGAACATGCCAGGATAAACACCTTGCAACCCCTCAGGAAGATCAGCACGCACCTTCACCGTATTCGTCACCGGATCGGCGTAAGGGAACACCGTGAGGTGAGCGGCCTCAACTGTGCGCGGGCTGGCGCCATTTTGTGCAGGCAACACAATATGAACGCGCCCCTGGGTACGCACGGTCTTGATGAAGCTTTGTGGAACCTCAATCGAAACACGCAAGCGATCCAATGCGAGCAGCGTCAGCAAGGGTTGGCCCGCCTGGGCCGTCTCGCCTACCTCGACATGGCGCTTGACCACAATGCCGTCATACGGCGCCTTCACCACTGCGTAGTCAAATTGCTGGCGGCTTTCCGTTACGCGCGCCTGGGCGGCCTCCAGCCGCGCCTTGGCCGCATCGAGCGCGGCGCTTGCACGATCCATCTCGACCCTGGCAATCAGCCTCTTTTCATAAATCCCTTTGATGCGCTCGAAATCCTGTTGCGCCTCCTTGTAACGGGCCTGCGCCTCACTCAGCCCCGCCTGCTCCCGCGTCAGCCGCGCGCGCGGCTCGGCATCCATCACGCGCACCAGCACCATTCCCTTGGCGACACGATCATCCACATCGACAGCAATTTCCTGGACGCGCCCGCTCGTCTGCGCCGAGACGGTGGATTGCTTGACGGCCTCAACCACCGCGTCAAACGCCTGTTGCGCGGCCACGCTACGGTATTGCGCCTGCGCGACAGCAAGCGGGGGTTCGGCGGCGGATGGCGCCTGCGATACGCCCAGCAAACCAGCCAGCAGTATGATCATCGGTAATGTGCGCACGTTGTTTTCTCCTTTCCGGGTACAGCTTTGCGTTATTGTATATTAGAGTTTGTTAATATACAAATGCTCGGGAGGGATAGAAATCTTGCGCACTTTGCATACTGAGACGCCCTGCCAACAGCGGATACCCCCGCTTCAACCGTCGGCCTGCTGTTTGTTGATATTGTCACGATGAATCCCCGCAAAGGGGACAATGCCGGTCGCGGCAGCGCCAACGGTTACTTCTTCTTGCCCTGCGTCTTCTTGGAAACCGCGTCCTTGAAGGCTTTGCCTGCGGTGAACTTCGGCACGGTGGACGCGGCAATTTGGAGCTCTTCGCCGGTGGCCGGATTGCGCCCGGTGCGCGCCGCGCGCTGGGTCGCATGAAACTTGCCGAAACCGATCAGGCTGATCTCATCACCCCTGGCGACTGTGTGCGTCACCTCATCGAACAAGCTCTCAATGACCGCCGCCACATCCTTCTTCGTCAGCGTGTCGTGCCTGCCATGAATGGCGTCGATCAGGTCTGCTTTATTGATTACCTTATTGCTCACTATATATCTCCTTCGTTTGGCATGAATAATCTGGCGCCATCGCGCCATGGGACAACCGAGACTGGGACTCCCGAATCAAGGACAGCATCAATATACGCTACGCTGCCCTACTCTTCCTTGCTATTTTTTCTCGATTTACTTGACGGCGAGGGCAATTTCCAAAGCCGTTTCTAATCGAATCACGCGCTCAGTCAGATTTTCGATCTTGACCTGTTACTCCTTCGTGGCGATTGCCAACCGTTCGACCTTATCGTCCACACCGTGCTTATCCGGTTGTCACACACAACCAATAGATATAGTGGGGCGTGATTTCTTGGCATAAAGCTCAGCATAGGTCGGCGCAGTGATGTCGCCGGCGATGCCGAGCAGGGAGCGGAAGGTATTGAAGGGGTAAAAGCGGCGGTTGAAGCGGAAGGTGAATTCGTTGAGGTAGGCTTGAAGATGCTGCGGGCTGACGCCGTGATGAATGCCGCGCAACCAGGTTTTGAGATTGGAGAACACGAGGTGGATGATGGGCAGAAAGGTTTCGGCGACTTGCATGTCGCCCCGCTCTGGAACGGGGGTATGAAGATAGCCACGTTTTCCGAGTGTCGCATAGCTGCCCCAGTCGTCGGTGATGATGGTGGTGCCTGGCGTAACCGCGCGCTCGATGAAGCCGACCAGCGATTTGGCGCTTCGATCCGGCGCGACTGCGAGACGGACGCGTCCGGCATAGCGACCAGTCCTCCGCTTATCGAGACTTCCGCCCCGCGGACGGCAAGAATAATTCGTGCTTATCCGGCTAACACACACAACGAAAGGGGTAACTTAATGCCGCACAGAGCGTCTCAACGAATCGCTATGCGATTTTTGCGTGCAAACCAAGGCCCAATGGCCTGCGCAAAACGCGCCGCGCCATGTGGCTGTCTGGGCTGGCAATACACCTTATACGCACCTGTGTATGTTAACCGGATAAGCACGGAATAA
The sequence above is drawn from the Gammaproteobacteria bacterium genome and encodes:
- a CDS encoding efflux RND transporter permease subunit, translated to MSERMGISGVIARKFLHSQITPLLALVGLLLGLFAVLVTPREEEPQINVTFANVFVAFPGATAKEVESLISTPGEQVMSEIEGIKHIYSVSQPGMAVFTVQFDVGQDRTKSIVNLYNAIYSNQDWLPAHLGVGQPIVKPMGMDDVPIVTLTLWTDDAKRGGHELQRVAHAIEAQLKRVPGTRDIYTVGGPDRVVHVQLDPKRMAAYGIAIDDLRAALTAANTSREAGALVSGNREIQVQAGTFLTNGAEVAALVVGVRNNAPVYLRDVANVTQGADQPEQYVSFGTGPAAQDKGVTLKGEFPAVTVAIAKQPGTNAVSIAEQVIERYEQLEGTFVPQGVHVTVTRNYGETANDKAMKLIGKLAFATAFVVLLVLFALGWREALIVGSAVVITLMITLFASWAWGFTLNRVSLFALIFSIGILVDDAIVVVENIHRHMQIGDKPLAEAIPLAVDEVGSPTILATFTVIAALLPMAFVTGLMGPYMGPIPINASMGMLISLAVAFVVTPWLTYKVLRNVKHKKSHTALVEGAQAHTEGEGSGPLYGFFKKYVGMFLQGDVGKPRRWALFGVIMLLIVISVGLGVAKLVVLKMLPFDNKSEFQVVVDMAEGVSVEQTARVLSELGVYLATVPEVTDYQTYAGTAAPINFNGLVRQYYLRKGANVGDIQVNLVDKHKRDRKSHEIAASVRAPLQEIGRRLGANVKIVEVPPGPPVQSPLVAEIYGLDYDGQMRIAKRVRGIFENTQDVVDVDDSIEVNEKRLIVHIDRQKAAQLGVSQQGVVDVLSAALGGDDASYLHDIHAKYAVPIRLELPVADKAAIQSLLDLKVRSNQGKLVPLSEITTVEHSTREHAIYHKDLMPVVFVTGDASGKLDSPLYGMFDMLGTLGDTPMEQGAVLDQSLLSQPSDPYNYGLKWDGEWQITYETFRDMGIAYGVGMILIYLLVVAQFRSYLTPLIIMAPIPLTIIGVMPGHALLGAQFTATSMIGMIALAGIIVRNSILLVDFINQEVSRGVSFEEAVISAGSVRAKPIVLTGLAAILGALFILDDPIFNGLAISLIFGILVSTLLTLVVIPVMYYAFMRKRIVSANM
- a CDS encoding efflux RND transporter periplasmic adaptor subunit; this encodes MRTLPMIILLAGLLGVSQAPSAAEPPLAVAQAQYRSVAAQQAFDAVVEAVKQSTVSAQTSGRVQEIAVDVDDRVAKGMVLVRVMDAEPRARLTREQAGLSEAQARYKEAQQDFERIKGIYEKRLIARVEMDRASAALDAAKARLEAAQARVTESRQQFDYAVVKAPYDGIVVKRHVEVGETAQAGQPLLTLLALDRLRVSIEVPQSFIKTVRTQGRVHIVLPAQNGASPRTVEAAHLTVFPYADPVTNTVKVRADLPEGLQGVYPGMFLKASFAGDEEKTLLVPQAAVVQRSEMTGVYVVSKDGRVALRQIRVGQHYADGMIEVLAGLDAGENVALDPIRAMAHLKQQRAAKP
- a CDS encoding HU family DNA-binding protein; its protein translation is MNKADLIDAIHGRHDTLTKKDVAAVIESLFDEVTHTVARGDEISLIGFGKFHATQRAARTGRNPATGEELQIAASTVPKFTAGKAFKDAVSKKTQGKKK